In one window of Nocardiopsis aegyptia DNA:
- a CDS encoding FHA domain-containing protein — protein sequence MDGPYLRVEDTGDIHALAAEVTTVGRGEGADIRLNDPSVSQLHAELVRRGPYVYVVDLGLSRNGTRVNGRPIARRVLEEGDVVSFGTARCRAGGLPREQISPDIELRRGAAPELTRRELDVLTALCRPALSEEAFVAPATAKDIAEALVVTEAAVKQHLLRLYQKFRIPEGQNRRTRLANEVVALGLVRPMPISGSARRAS from the coding sequence GTGGACGGGCCCTATCTCCGGGTGGAAGACACCGGGGACATCCACGCACTCGCCGCCGAGGTCACCACCGTGGGCCGGGGCGAGGGCGCCGACATCCGGCTCAACGATCCGAGCGTCTCCCAACTGCACGCCGAACTCGTCCGGCGCGGCCCCTACGTGTACGTGGTCGACCTCGGTCTCTCGCGCAACGGCACGCGCGTGAACGGCCGGCCCATCGCCCGCCGGGTCCTGGAGGAGGGCGACGTGGTGAGCTTCGGCACCGCGCGCTGCCGCGCGGGCGGGCTCCCCCGGGAGCAGATCAGCCCGGACATCGAACTGCGCCGCGGGGCCGCGCCCGAGCTCACCCGACGCGAACTCGACGTGCTCACGGCCCTGTGCCGCCCGGCGCTGTCGGAGGAGGCGTTCGTCGCGCCCGCCACGGCCAAGGACATCGCCGAGGCACTGGTGGTCACCGAGGCGGCGGTCAAACAGCATCTCCTGCGCCTCTACCAGAAGTTCCGTATCCCGGAGGGGCAGAACCGGCGCACCCGTCTGGCCAACGAGGTCGTGGCCCTGGGACTGGTGCGTCCGATGCCGATCAGCGGATCCGCGCGCCGGGCCAGCTGA
- a CDS encoding ligase produces the protein MRRRSPAPGTATTARTTNRVDPGVGLGPGLGACLGAGRVTGWPLLWLLAGYPLWWALGLGQFAYWLFAVPMAAELVRRHRTVGLRVPPGFWLWALFLLWTVLGLLLVPMDLPGTVPGSGGYGGAVLRVVNYLVLTVLLLYVGNLSERELPTRLVLWALSLLCLSTIAGGYLGMLAPRFEFTAPTEYLLPGSLAGDPYMQALIHPASAQVMDIFGYESARPKAPWEYTNLWGYMLSLLLVWMLVAWSVHGTGWVRWGAVALAALSIVPIVYSLNRALWAGLALTLAFAAVQALRRGRVALVGGCAVVAAVALLVLAASPLADVVRTRADNPHSDDGRAATNAQSVAAADHSPVLGWGTTREGLGSEQSIAIGPSAECPTCGHHVIGNAGQLWMTLIANGWIGTAFFLAFFAFTAWRHRSVTTPVGQAALLTVLLLFWYMLFYVALMSPLAVTLIAVALLWRGGATVPTGAAAHRHGGRW, from the coding sequence ATGAGACGACGTTCGCCCGCGCCCGGCACCGCGACGACGGCCCGGACGACCAACCGCGTCGACCCCGGCGTCGGCCTCGGTCCGGGACTCGGCGCCTGCCTCGGCGCGGGCCGGGTCACCGGGTGGCCGCTGCTGTGGCTGCTGGCGGGGTATCCGCTGTGGTGGGCGCTGGGGCTGGGCCAGTTCGCGTACTGGCTGTTCGCGGTACCGATGGCCGCCGAGCTCGTGCGCCGGCACCGGACGGTCGGGCTCCGGGTGCCGCCGGGGTTCTGGCTGTGGGCGCTGTTCCTGCTGTGGACAGTGCTCGGCCTGCTCCTGGTCCCGATGGACCTGCCCGGCACGGTGCCCGGCAGCGGCGGCTACGGCGGGGCGGTGCTCCGGGTGGTCAACTACCTGGTGCTGACCGTCCTGCTGCTCTACGTCGGCAACCTGTCCGAACGCGAGCTGCCCACCCGCCTCGTGCTGTGGGCGCTCTCGCTCCTGTGCCTGTCCACCATCGCCGGCGGCTACCTCGGGATGCTCGCGCCCCGGTTCGAGTTCACCGCGCCGACGGAGTACCTGCTCCCGGGGTCGCTGGCCGGCGACCCCTACATGCAGGCCCTCATCCATCCGGCGTCGGCGCAGGTCATGGACATCTTCGGGTACGAGTCCGCCCGACCCAAGGCACCCTGGGAGTACACCAACCTGTGGGGCTACATGCTGTCCCTGCTGCTGGTGTGGATGCTGGTGGCGTGGTCGGTCCACGGCACGGGGTGGGTGCGCTGGGGCGCGGTCGCCCTCGCCGCCCTGTCCATCGTCCCGATCGTCTACTCGCTCAACCGCGCGCTCTGGGCGGGCCTGGCGCTCACCCTGGCCTTCGCGGCGGTCCAGGCGCTGCGCCGGGGGCGGGTGGCGCTGGTGGGCGGCTGCGCGGTCGTGGCCGCGGTGGCGCTGCTGGTCCTGGCCGCCTCCCCGTTGGCCGACGTCGTGCGCACCCGCGCCGACAACCCGCACAGCGACGACGGACGGGCCGCCACCAACGCCCAGTCCGTGGCGGCGGCCGACCACTCCCCTGTCCTGGGGTGGGGCACCACCCGCGAGGGGCTGGGCAGCGAGCAGTCCATCGCGATCGGGCCCAGTGCCGAGTGCCCCACGTGCGGCCACCACGTCATCGGCAACGCCGGCCAGCTGTGGATGACCCTCATCGCGAACGGCTGGATCGGCACCGCCTTCTTCCTCGCCTTCTTCGCCTTCACCGCCTGGCGCCACCGCTCGGTGACCACCCCGGTCGGACAGGCCGCGCTGCTCACCGTCCTGCTGCTGTTCTGGTACATGCTCTTCTACGTCGCGCTGATGTCTCCGCTGGCCGTCACCCTCATCGCCGTCGCCCTGCTCTGGCGGGGCGGGGCGACGGTGCCGACCGGAGCCGCCGCGCACCGCCACGGAGGTCGATGGTGA
- the purH gene encoding bifunctional phosphoribosylaminoimidazolecarboxamide formyltransferase/IMP cyclohydrolase translates to MTQQAIRRALISVYDKTGLEELGAGLAEAGVEIVSTGSTAAKLRGADVPVTDVEDVTGFPEIMEGRVKTLHPHVHAGLLADRSKPDHVAKIEELGIAPFDLVVVNLYPFQDTVASGASEDDCIEKIDIGGPAMVRASAKNHGSVAVVVDPASYGATLQAVREGGFTLDQRKRLAGLAFQHTATYDAAVASWFAGAYAPDAEAADSGWPGYLGIGYERESVLRYGENPHQKAALYTVAGAPSSGLAGAEQLHGKAMSYNNYVDADAALRAAHDFDEPCVAIIKHANPCGIAVGADNAEAHRKAHACDPVSAFGGVIATNRTVGAELAGQIAEIFTEVVVAPGFEPAAVEVLTKKKNIRLLVAEGTGFGTGVENRQISGGLLVQSRDAIDAEGDDPAAWTLATGTPAGEDTLADLAFAWRAVRAVKSNAILLAAGRATVGVGMGQVNRVDSARLAVTRAGDRVTGSVAASDAFFPFPDGLEILTGAGVSAVVQPGGSVRDAEVIAAAKAAGVTMYLAGTRHFFH, encoded by the coding sequence GTGACCCAGCAGGCCATCAGGCGTGCGTTGATCAGCGTGTACGACAAGACCGGCCTGGAGGAGCTGGGCGCCGGCCTGGCCGAGGCCGGTGTGGAGATCGTCTCCACCGGCTCCACGGCCGCGAAGCTGCGCGGCGCCGACGTCCCCGTCACCGACGTCGAGGACGTCACCGGCTTCCCCGAGATCATGGAGGGCCGGGTCAAGACCCTGCACCCCCACGTGCACGCCGGACTCCTCGCCGACCGGAGCAAGCCCGACCACGTCGCCAAGATCGAGGAGCTGGGCATCGCCCCCTTCGACCTGGTCGTGGTCAACCTCTACCCCTTCCAGGACACCGTCGCCTCGGGCGCCTCCGAGGACGACTGCATCGAGAAGATCGACATCGGCGGGCCCGCCATGGTGCGCGCCTCCGCCAAGAACCACGGCAGTGTCGCGGTCGTGGTCGACCCGGCGAGCTACGGCGCCACCCTCCAGGCGGTCCGCGAGGGCGGCTTCACCCTGGACCAGCGCAAGCGCCTGGCCGGACTGGCCTTCCAGCACACCGCGACCTACGACGCGGCGGTCGCCTCCTGGTTCGCCGGCGCCTACGCCCCCGACGCGGAGGCCGCCGACTCCGGCTGGCCCGGCTACCTCGGCATCGGCTACGAGCGTGAGAGCGTCCTGCGCTACGGCGAGAACCCGCACCAGAAGGCCGCCCTGTACACGGTCGCGGGCGCCCCCTCCTCCGGATTGGCCGGCGCCGAGCAGCTGCACGGCAAGGCCATGTCCTACAACAACTACGTGGACGCCGACGCCGCTCTGCGGGCCGCCCACGACTTCGACGAGCCGTGCGTGGCCATCATCAAGCACGCCAACCCCTGCGGCATCGCGGTCGGCGCGGACAACGCCGAGGCCCACCGCAAGGCGCACGCCTGCGACCCGGTCTCCGCGTTCGGCGGCGTCATCGCCACCAACCGCACCGTGGGCGCGGAGCTGGCCGGGCAGATCGCGGAGATCTTCACCGAGGTCGTCGTCGCGCCCGGCTTCGAGCCGGCCGCGGTCGAGGTCCTGACCAAGAAGAAGAACATCCGGCTCCTGGTCGCGGAGGGCACCGGTTTCGGCACGGGCGTGGAGAACCGCCAGATCAGCGGCGGTCTGCTCGTGCAGTCCCGCGACGCGATCGACGCCGAGGGCGACGACCCGGCCGCCTGGACCCTGGCCACCGGGACCCCGGCCGGCGAGGACACCCTCGCCGACCTCGCCTTCGCCTGGAGGGCCGTGCGCGCCGTCAAGTCCAACGCCATCCTGCTGGCCGCGGGCCGCGCGACCGTCGGCGTGGGCATGGGCCAGGTCAACCGGGTGGACTCGGCCCGGCTGGCGGTCACCCGCGCCGGTGACCGCGTGACCGGCTCCGTGGCCGCCAGCGACGCCTTCTTCCCGTTCCCCGACGGGCTGGAGATCCTGACCGGGGCCGGTGTGAGCGCCGTCGTCCAGCCGGGCGGCTCCGTGCGCGACGCGGAGGTCATCGCCGCGGCCAAGGCCGCCGGGGTGACCATGTACCTGGCCGGCACCCGCCACTTCTTCCACTAG
- a CDS encoding NADP-dependent isocitrate dehydrogenase — MAKIKVENPVVELDGDEMTRIIWSFIKDRLILPYLDIDLKYYDLGIEERDRTDDQITVDAANAIKEHGVGVKCATITPDEARVEEFGLKKMWRSPNGTIRNILGGVVFREPIICENVPRLVPGWTKPVIIGRHAHGDQYKATDFKVPGPGTVTMTYTPADGSEPVEFDVANFPEEGGVAMGMYNYRKSIEDFARASLNYGLDRNYPVYMSTKNTILKAYDGMFKDVFQEIFEAEFKEKFDAAGLTYEHRLIDDMVAAALKWEGGYVWACKNYDGDVQSDTVAQGYGSLGLMTSVLRTADGRTVEAEAAHGTVTRHFRQHQQGKPTSTNPIASIFAWTRGLDHRGKLDNTPKVVEFANTLEDVVVKTVEGGQMTKDLALLVGKDQEWLTTEQFLAALDENLSKRLA, encoded by the coding sequence ATGGCCAAGATCAAGGTCGAAAACCCCGTAGTCGAGCTGGACGGCGACGAGATGACCCGGATCATCTGGTCCTTCATCAAGGACCGGCTGATCCTCCCCTACCTCGACATCGACCTGAAGTACTACGACCTCGGTATCGAGGAGCGTGACCGCACCGACGACCAGATCACCGTCGACGCCGCCAACGCCATCAAGGAGCACGGCGTCGGCGTCAAGTGTGCCACCATCACGCCGGACGAGGCCCGGGTCGAGGAGTTCGGCCTCAAGAAGATGTGGCGGTCGCCCAACGGCACCATCCGCAACATCCTCGGCGGTGTCGTCTTCCGCGAGCCGATCATCTGCGAGAACGTGCCGCGCCTGGTCCCCGGCTGGACCAAGCCCGTCATCATCGGCCGTCACGCCCACGGTGACCAGTACAAGGCCACCGACTTCAAGGTCCCCGGCCCGGGCACGGTCACCATGACCTACACCCCGGCCGACGGCAGCGAGCCGGTCGAGTTCGACGTCGCGAACTTCCCCGAGGAGGGCGGTGTCGCGATGGGCATGTACAACTACCGCAAGTCCATCGAGGACTTCGCGCGCGCCAGCCTGAACTACGGCCTGGACCGCAACTACCCGGTCTACATGTCGACCAAGAACACGATCCTCAAGGCCTACGACGGCATGTTCAAGGACGTGTTCCAGGAGATCTTCGAGGCCGAGTTCAAGGAGAAGTTCGACGCCGCCGGCCTGACCTACGAGCACCGCCTGATCGACGACATGGTCGCCGCGGCGCTCAAGTGGGAGGGCGGCTACGTCTGGGCCTGCAAGAACTACGACGGTGACGTGCAGTCCGACACCGTCGCCCAGGGCTACGGCTCGCTCGGCCTCATGACCTCGGTGCTGCGCACCGCCGACGGCCGCACGGTCGAGGCCGAGGCCGCGCACGGCACGGTGACCCGCCACTTCCGCCAGCACCAGCAGGGTAAGCCGACCTCGACCAACCCGATCGCCTCCATCTTCGCGTGGACCCGCGGTCTCGACCACCGGGGCAAGCTGGACAACACCCCGAAGGTCGTCGAGTTCGCCAACACCCTCGAGGACGTCGTCGTCAAGACCGTCGAGGGCGGGCAGATGACCAAGGACCTCGCGCTGCTGGTCGGCAAGGACCAGGAGTGGCTCACCACCGAGCAGTTCCTCGCCGCTCTGGACGAGAACCTGAGTAAGCGCCTGGCCTAG
- a CDS encoding Wzz/FepE/Etk N-terminal domain-containing protein gives MDTETPGSSGPELREYTALLRRRLRLVVAGVLGGLVLATAAVLTVPPSYTSTAAVQVRPTGVAELTGERSGRVAGDVNLDTEAQVVLSDQVATQAADTLAESGAAVPDTQDLRERVEVTVPPNSNVLEIHYTADSAEGARAGADAYALAYLDRREAQVRELVGSQLDALRAEQETRYEALAELAAESAGATGTARAGADARAEALRAEIAELGNGISPLGALQETIVPGQVITPASTPEGPASPIPALWLLGGAALGLLAGLLAAVARDRLDPRLRDTEETPRLSGVPVLLDLSGGRGSERAVGLLGDHEADGQRVNEVAHLIRTRLAPVAGVESAATEPVSAETASGETAPGMAESDEPAPGRILFTAATTPGRAGAVAAVNLAAALARTGAQTLLVCVDPRTAPIDALLGLADGPGLAEALVEGEDPAELTVRPDAAPLLRVLRHGSADLDAPVRGTAMEDLLHLLRSAAEYVVVALPAASERADAHALAGTADLLLPVVELGRTPRAALTGLVGTADRFGTTVPGTLVLPRQPRAEDSVPATGRSADSRATASDRSAGADRVPATASGAPDGRTATPKNAERSASAGKVGKPEKAEKADRTGKTAATGRDERVAADAEAGRR, from the coding sequence ATGGACACCGAGACCCCCGGCTCGTCCGGACCGGAACTGAGGGAGTACACCGCCCTGCTGCGCCGCCGCCTGCGGCTGGTGGTCGCCGGTGTGCTCGGCGGACTGGTCCTCGCCACGGCCGCGGTGCTCACGGTGCCCCCCTCGTACACCTCCACGGCGGCCGTCCAGGTCCGCCCGACCGGAGTGGCCGAGCTCACCGGGGAGCGCTCCGGACGGGTGGCCGGGGACGTCAACCTCGACACGGAGGCACAGGTCGTGCTCTCCGACCAGGTCGCCACCCAGGCGGCCGACACGCTCGCGGAGTCCGGCGCAGCCGTGCCCGACACCCAGGACCTGCGCGAGCGGGTCGAGGTGACGGTGCCGCCCAACAGCAACGTGCTGGAGATCCACTACACCGCCGACAGCGCGGAGGGCGCGCGGGCGGGCGCCGACGCCTACGCGCTGGCCTACCTGGACCGGCGCGAGGCGCAGGTGCGCGAACTCGTGGGCTCCCAGCTCGACGCGCTGCGCGCGGAACAGGAGACGCGCTACGAGGCGCTGGCGGAGCTGGCAGCGGAGAGCGCCGGGGCGACCGGCACCGCCAGGGCCGGTGCGGACGCCCGCGCCGAGGCGCTGCGCGCGGAGATCGCCGAGCTGGGCAACGGCATCAGCCCGCTCGGCGCGCTCCAGGAGACCATCGTCCCCGGCCAGGTCATCACCCCGGCGTCCACGCCGGAGGGCCCCGCGTCCCCGATCCCCGCGCTGTGGCTGCTGGGCGGCGCCGCGCTCGGCCTCCTGGCGGGCCTGCTCGCCGCCGTGGCCCGCGACCGCCTGGACCCGCGCCTGCGCGACACCGAGGAGACCCCGCGGCTCAGCGGAGTCCCGGTACTGCTCGACCTGTCCGGGGGGCGGGGCTCCGAGCGCGCCGTGGGGCTGCTCGGCGACCACGAGGCCGACGGCCAGCGCGTGAACGAGGTCGCGCACCTGATCCGCACCCGGCTCGCCCCCGTCGCCGGCGTCGAGTCCGCTGCCACCGAGCCCGTGTCCGCGGAGACCGCCTCCGGCGAGACCGCGCCGGGCATGGCCGAGTCCGACGAGCCCGCGCCCGGACGGATCCTGTTCACCGCGGCCACCACGCCCGGCCGGGCGGGCGCGGTGGCCGCGGTCAACCTGGCCGCCGCCCTGGCCCGCACCGGCGCGCAGACGCTGCTGGTGTGCGTCGACCCGCGGACCGCGCCGATCGACGCGCTGCTGGGACTGGCGGACGGGCCCGGCCTGGCCGAGGCGCTGGTGGAGGGCGAGGACCCCGCCGAACTCACGGTCCGGCCCGACGCCGCCCCGCTCCTGCGGGTCCTGCGCCACGGTTCCGCCGATCTGGACGCCCCCGTGCGGGGGACGGCCATGGAGGACCTGCTGCACCTGCTGCGCTCGGCCGCCGAGTACGTCGTCGTCGCCCTGCCCGCGGCCAGTGAGCGCGCCGACGCCCATGCCCTGGCCGGGACCGCCGACCTGCTGCTGCCGGTGGTCGAGCTGGGCCGGACGCCCCGTGCCGCCCTGACCGGGCTCGTCGGGACCGCCGACCGCTTCGGCACGACGGTTCCCGGCACGCTGGTGCTTCCCCGCCAGCCGCGCGCCGAGGACTCCGTGCCCGCTACCGGGCGCAGTGCCGACTCCCGCGCCACGGCTTCCGACCGCTCCGCCGGCGCCGACCGGGTACCCGCCACCGCGTCGGGCGCCCCGGACGGGAGGACCGCGACACCGAAGAACGCCGAGCGGTCCGCGAGCGCCGGGAAGGTCGGGAAGCCCGAGAAGGCCGAGAAGGCCGACAGGACCGGGAAGACCGCAGCGACCGGTCGGGACGAGCGCGTGGCCGCCGACGCCGAGGCCGGGCGCCGATGA
- a CDS encoding bifunctional methylenetetrahydrofolate dehydrogenase/methenyltetrahydrofolate cyclohydrolase, protein MSATVLDGKAVAKTIRGELAERVARLKARGITPGLGTVLVGDDPGSHSYVRGKHRDCAQVGIASIRRDLPADASQEDVERAVHELNEDPACTGYIVQLPLPRALDENRVLGLIDPNKDADGLQPSNLGKLVLMQEAPLPCTPRGIVELLGRYDVPLRGAEVVVVGRGVTVGRPLGLLLTRRSENATVTLCHTGTRDLAAHTRNADIIVAGAGVPGLITKDMVKPGAAVLDVGVSRTDDGLVGDVALDVPEVAGFMSPNPGGVGPMTRAMLLVNVVEAAERQAG, encoded by the coding sequence ATGAGCGCGACCGTTCTGGACGGCAAGGCCGTCGCGAAGACCATCCGCGGCGAGCTCGCCGAGCGGGTGGCCAGGCTCAAGGCCCGGGGGATCACTCCGGGGCTGGGCACCGTCCTGGTCGGCGACGACCCGGGCAGCCACTCCTACGTGCGCGGCAAGCACCGCGACTGCGCGCAGGTCGGCATCGCGAGCATCCGCCGCGACCTGCCGGCGGACGCCTCGCAGGAGGACGTGGAGCGGGCCGTCCACGAGCTGAACGAGGACCCGGCGTGCACGGGCTACATCGTGCAGCTGCCCCTGCCCCGGGCGCTGGACGAGAACCGGGTGCTGGGCCTCATCGACCCGAACAAGGACGCCGACGGCCTCCAGCCCTCCAACCTGGGCAAGCTGGTGCTGATGCAGGAGGCGCCGCTGCCGTGCACCCCGCGCGGCATCGTGGAGCTGCTCGGCCGCTACGACGTGCCGCTCCGGGGCGCGGAGGTGGTCGTGGTCGGCCGCGGCGTCACCGTGGGCCGCCCCCTCGGCCTGCTGCTGACCCGCCGGTCGGAGAACGCCACGGTCACCCTGTGCCACACGGGCACCCGTGACCTCGCCGCGCACACGCGCAACGCGGACATCATCGTCGCGGGCGCCGGCGTGCCCGGCCTCATCACCAAGGACATGGTCAAGCCCGGCGCGGCCGTGCTGGACGTCGGCGTCTCGCGCACGGACGACGGTCTGGTGGGCGACGTCGCCCTGGACGTGCCCGAGGTCGCCGGGTTCATGTCGCCCAACCCCGGCGGCGTGGGGCCGATGACCCGCGCCATGCTGCTGGTCAACGTGGTCGAGGCGGCCGAACGCCAGGCGGGCTGA
- the purN gene encoding phosphoribosylglycinamide formyltransferase: MVILISGTGSNMAALLEAAQDPAYGVRVAAVGSDREGTRGIELARAAGVPTFVVNFRDHPDRAKWNEAMAERIAEYEPDLVVSAGFMRILGPDVVGSHPAVNIHPALLPSFPGAHAVRDALAHGVRVTGTTIHFLDEGVDSGPIIDQVAVPVEDDDDESSLHERIKAVEREMLVDTVGRLAREGWTIDGRHVRFGRTAPGRTEHSVSDATDTKENR, from the coding sequence GTGGTCATCCTCATATCGGGCACGGGCAGCAACATGGCCGCCCTGCTGGAAGCGGCCCAGGACCCCGCCTACGGCGTGCGGGTCGCGGCCGTGGGATCCGACCGTGAGGGAACCCGTGGGATCGAGCTGGCCAGAGCCGCCGGCGTGCCCACGTTCGTCGTCAACTTCCGCGACCATCCCGACCGCGCGAAGTGGAACGAGGCGATGGCCGAGCGGATCGCCGAGTACGAACCCGACCTCGTGGTCTCCGCCGGCTTCATGCGCATCCTCGGCCCCGACGTCGTCGGCAGCCACCCCGCGGTCAACATCCACCCCGCGCTGCTGCCCTCCTTCCCCGGCGCGCACGCCGTCCGTGACGCGCTCGCCCACGGTGTCCGGGTGACCGGCACCACCATCCACTTCCTCGACGAGGGCGTCGACTCCGGTCCGATCATCGACCAGGTCGCCGTGCCCGTCGAGGACGATGACGACGAGTCCAGCCTCCACGAGCGCATCAAGGCCGTGGAGCGCGAGATGCTGGTCGACACGGTCGGCAGGCTCGCCCGCGAGGGCTGGACCATCGACGGCAGGCACGTGCGGTTCGGTCGGACCGCGCCCGGCCGCACAGAGCACAGCGTCAGCGACGCGACCGACACGAAGGAGAACCGGTGA
- a CDS encoding LCP family protein — protein MADRRSDSGSTGEHDKAGVFRRGGTPGRPDQFEKLYRSRESEQASAGGPRRLPKAGEVPPVRRTPRKRSTHSAGREYDGRGIERRAKERRRKRVSTIVTSTLVVLLVVLIGVPTAFYLWANSRLQHVEALLDYDERPDRQDGTTYLIVGSDSREGLDDDQVRDLATGRAEGRRTDSIMLLYIPDDGEPTIISVPRDSYVPLAIPGYADNKINASFADAVCGTDEEGEEICGGPAPLVETFERASGVRVDHYVEIGMGGFVDLVDAVGGVELCPEEPMVDPKAGLDIEAGCQEMDGGTALGYVRTRATPRADLDRIQRQREFFSALVQKASDPSTLFNPVRAIPLVTAGTDTFMVDEGDRLRHLATIMLALRGGTETTSIPVGSTPTLDGVGSVVLWDEELSGQMFAAIQEGEPIPESVLRE, from the coding sequence ATGGCTGACCGAAGGAGCGACTCCGGCTCGACCGGAGAACACGACAAGGCAGGTGTGTTCCGACGAGGGGGCACACCCGGTCGGCCGGACCAGTTCGAGAAGCTCTACCGCTCGCGCGAGTCCGAGCAGGCCTCGGCCGGCGGTCCGCGCCGGCTGCCCAAGGCCGGCGAGGTCCCTCCGGTGCGCCGGACCCCGCGCAAGCGCTCGACGCACTCGGCCGGGCGCGAGTACGACGGCCGCGGGATCGAGCGCCGCGCGAAGGAGAGGCGCCGCAAGCGCGTCTCCACCATCGTGACGAGCACGCTCGTGGTCCTGCTGGTCGTCCTCATCGGTGTGCCGACCGCGTTCTACCTGTGGGCGAACTCACGCCTGCAGCACGTGGAGGCGCTGCTGGACTACGACGAGCGCCCGGACCGCCAGGACGGCACGACCTACCTCATCGTGGGGTCGGACAGCCGTGAGGGCCTGGACGACGACCAGGTCCGCGACCTGGCCACCGGTCGGGCCGAGGGCCGCCGCACCGACTCGATCATGCTGCTGTACATCCCCGACGACGGCGAACCCACGATCATCAGCGTGCCGCGCGACTCCTACGTGCCCCTGGCCATCCCGGGCTACGCGGACAACAAGATCAACGCCTCGTTCGCCGACGCCGTCTGCGGGACCGACGAGGAGGGCGAGGAGATCTGCGGCGGCCCCGCGCCGCTGGTGGAGACCTTCGAGCGCGCCTCGGGCGTACGCGTCGACCACTACGTCGAGATCGGCATGGGCGGGTTCGTGGACCTGGTCGACGCCGTCGGGGGCGTGGAACTGTGCCCCGAGGAGCCGATGGTGGACCCCAAGGCGGGACTGGACATCGAGGCGGGCTGCCAGGAGATGGACGGCGGCACCGCGCTGGGCTACGTGCGCACCCGTGCCACCCCGCGCGCCGACCTGGACCGCATCCAGCGCCAGCGCGAGTTCTTCTCCGCCCTCGTACAGAAGGCCAGCGACCCCTCGACCCTGTTCAACCCGGTCCGGGCCATTCCGCTCGTCACCGCGGGCACCGACACGTTCATGGTCGACGAGGGCGACCGCCTCCGCCACCTGGCCACGATAATGCTGGCCCTGCGCGGCGGCACGGAGACCACCTCGATCCCCGTGGGCAGCACCCCGACCCTGGACGGCGTCGGCTCCGTCGTGCTCTGGGACGAGGAGCTCTCCGGGCAGATGTTCGCCGCCATCCAGGAGGGCGAGCCCATCCCCGAGAGCGTCCTGCGGGAGTAA
- a CDS encoding DUF4190 domain-containing protein, whose amino-acid sequence MTDNSPEPRTDGQPPRMERGGLWGLFFGMAGLLLPPYGAVLSVFGVVQGFRARRAARANGTTAPGAILSVAFGLAGLLLSGAMTYVAIAYRDEVADYRTCSARAHTVATQSECDDAWEESTGLPPNAVGW is encoded by the coding sequence GTGACCGACAACAGCCCTGAGCCCCGGACCGACGGGCAGCCTCCCCGGATGGAACGCGGCGGCCTGTGGGGGCTGTTCTTCGGGATGGCCGGGCTGCTGCTTCCGCCCTACGGGGCGGTCCTCTCGGTGTTCGGCGTGGTCCAGGGCTTCCGGGCGCGACGGGCCGCGCGGGCCAACGGCACCACCGCACCGGGGGCGATCCTGAGCGTGGCCTTCGGTCTGGCGGGCCTGCTGCTCTCGGGGGCGATGACCTATGTGGCGATCGCCTACCGCGACGAGGTCGCCGACTACCGGACCTGCTCGGCGCGGGCGCACACGGTCGCCACGCAGTCCGAGTGCGACGACGCCTGGGAGGAGTCCACGGGCCTGCCGCCCAACGCCGTCGGCTGGTGA
- a CDS encoding DUF3017 domain-containing protein codes for MNEAGLAELSDAETPDETREDRPQGRPEVPDWLAQVPYFLVMSALAAGIVVVAAAYFKRGPAIIACALLLAAAFRLFLPKDWIGMLAVRRRWIDLTTLVGMAVLLIVLAWVAPQLSA; via the coding sequence GTGAACGAAGCGGGGTTGGCGGAGTTGTCGGACGCGGAGACACCTGACGAGACCCGGGAGGATCGGCCCCAGGGACGTCCCGAGGTGCCCGACTGGCTCGCCCAGGTCCCCTACTTCCTCGTCATGTCGGCGCTGGCCGCGGGGATCGTGGTCGTGGCCGCGGCCTACTTCAAACGCGGCCCGGCGATCATCGCGTGCGCGCTGCTGCTGGCCGCCGCGTTCCGGCTGTTCCTGCCCAAGGACTGGATCGGCATGCTCGCCGTGCGTCGGCGCTGGATCGATCTGACCACCCTCGTCGGCATGGCGGTGCTGCTGATCGTGCTCGCGTGGGTGGCGCCGCAACTGTCCGCGTAG